AAGCGAAACTCTCAACTTGGTGAAACACGACAAAGCAATAGTGCAGCAGCGTTTCGTGAAACCAGTCAAATCGGCGTCTTTGATGCAGTGTCTGGAAAGAAAAGTGCCATCACAGAGTGAATCACTCAATTTAGTCACACACGAAAAAGTATTAAGTCAAGTATTCTCCCAAGGAGCGCGAAACGATAATACGAGCTTTACCAGAAGTGATAAGTTGCTACCTCACAGTATCAGTTTGATTAGGAAGGACGCGACGAGCTCGGTGAAGTACGAGAAAGTCCCGTCCCAGTCGAAAAATCTAGTGCGAAGTGATAAAATTCAGAGTATAAATCTGATCCAAGACTTTAAGAGTAAAGAAGACGAAATTATTTCCCCCAGTAAGGGTTTTCCGAGTTTCGATAAAATTCCGCCTCCCCCGCAGAGCCAAAACGAGCAAGCGAGTTCGAGTTCGACGAAAGATAACAAGGTTCATTGTTTTAGTTTAACGAAAAACAGTGACGGGGTACAAATGAAGAACTCGAACGCATCTTTCAGCAGTAGCAATAATGACTTTGTCCTCGAGACAAGGCAAGGTGAATTTTCGACTGTCCCCAGAGCTGTAAATAGTGATACCACCGTTAAATCTGTCACAAAaaacgataatttttttaagtgcGCCAGCGAAGACGCGAGTCTTAAGCGAACTAAAGGTCAAGATCAGGAAGTCGTCCCTGAAAAACGAGCAAAAGTCGAGAGCGAAACGTGTCCAAAAAACGGAAACGGAATACCGCCGTCTGTCGAGAAAGAGttgagcaaaaataaaataatcaaagcACTGTTGACCAAGAGCGAATCTGTACAGAACGAGAATTCGTCAAAAAACGCCAATTGTTGTCTGCCTACCAGTAACAACAGCGAAAATGCTAGAAGTGATTCTTGCAAAAAGGCAAACGTGATCAATTGTAAAACACCAATTGTACAAAATACACAAACTACTCTTAGTGCAAATAACAATAATCACAAGAATGTTCCTTTAGTAAAATCACCTTGTTGCAAGAGTCAACAGGATTCAGTGCATGCAAGAGATAGCATAGGTAAGGCAGACATTAAAGAGAAGGAGGAGTGCGTGAGGAGCGAGTATGGCAAAGAAATAAACCAAAGCAGAAGTCTGTTGCTCAAAACTCTCTCGGAACAGCATATTCCCATCATCGTCGAGAAGTCGGAGAAGAACGAATCAAAGGCTGACAGAGGTGAGGAGACGGTCGTAAAAATCGACGATTGTGCGGGAGCGAAGATGCTCGATCGGGAGACCGTGAAGTCAGAGAACAAGACTTCGGCGAACGGGGATATCTTCAAGCCGAAGCGGAACAACCACAAAGAGTTGAAGATAATCCTCCACAGATTGTCGGACGAGGTGATCAAGAGTTTCATTCCGAGCTACACCGAACCGGGACCGCAGAATTGCAACTGCGGTTACAACAAGAAGAGGCCGATCGGGAGACCTCGCAAAGTGATGTGTTGTAAATACAGGATGAAGAATTCGAATTGTTCGTTTGACAGAATCGACTACGATAAGTATTCGTTGAGGACGCTTAGGAAACACGATAGTGATAGACTTAAGAAAATTAGTTCTAAAAATCCGAGACGGGATAATAGTGATATACAAAAGAAGACTGGtccgaataaaaatttgaaaaagtataacaataataataaacaaaaaaagattttaGCTGTAGCAAAATCGGACGATAGTGATAAGttgaaaaaaccaaaaaaagatTTTAGTGATAAAGACAAGAAGATCGTTTCGACAAAAAGGGGCGACATCGATAAGCGCAAGAACATGAACCCTCGCGTGGTACTCGAACGACTGCCTCTAGATTCGAATTATGTTAGGTCGGTGTTGTCGAACGTGCCCGGTCTGAACGACTACGAGATGATGCGACCGACCAACGTCAATCACATCGTAAACGTGGTGCAGATCTCCGGCGGGAGGTCGACTTCGAGCGTTCCGGTGCAGAACACCCAGACTAGCACGCAGATCACACCTCACATACAGAGAATCGGACAGCCGCGGTCGGACAAACCCGAACACAATTCAAATTCGGAGATGGCGACGTCAACCGCGTCGACACCGGCGTCGACATCGTCGGCCATCAAACCCGCTACTTCGCAACCCTCCACTCTGATCAACATACTTTCCCAACAGATCATCAGACCTAGTCAGAGCAACTGCGTCAGGAATCGATCTTCACCTCTCATCAACATATTGTCGCAGCAGATCATAAGACCGGCATCTACGACGATGAACAAGACCGCGATGAATTCGATGCAGACGTCGGAAGCACAGGTACGTCACGTTTtgttattttgcaaaatttaatgcGTCAAATTTCAGACCAACAACCCCAAAGTTATATCGACAATTGAACAGTCGAGTCAGGACGAAGTCAAGTCCACACCGACAACTGCCAAGACCGCGACAAATGCTCCCTCTAGCGGTCAAGGCACAATACTGCagtttatttgtaaatcgaCGTTGCCAAAATTTCAACAGGCGTTTGGTAAATCGGTTTATCAGAACAACACGGAAACCACCGAACCGGCAACCACGTCCACAGAAACCGTAACCAATACCGATGCGAACAAGAAGTCGCAAACTAAAAATTCTTCCGTGAACATTCAACCGATCCAAGGTGGCGTCATCTACACGCGACAAATGCCAGTCGGTCAAACCATCAATTTGATCCCTCCGGGAAGAGGTCAAGTGTTCCGGATCGCGACGTCCAACTCCGATCAAATATCGCTCGTTAAGGATACGGTTATTCACAGCAAAATGAGCGCGTTGTTGGCGGCAGCTCTGCAGGGGAAACAGAAGACATCGGAGACGCAGTCGGATGGTGAGAGTACTAACGAAGACTCGGTCGGTACCAGAGTGACAGTGACTCGACCGACTCTCGTCCAGAACGCTCGCATAGTCAAGCCAGTTTTGCAAATTCCCTCGAACGTGATACGCACAAGTCCCCAATCAAATCTGAGCTCGACCACTCTGGAGCAACTGCGCGAGTTCGACATGGTCTACAAGCAGATCAAAGAGAGGAGCAGCACCAACACCCCGTCGGATCCGAACACGTCCGAATCGAACGAAACTTCGCAGAGAATAAGCGTCACATATCTAAACCAAGGCCAGAAGTACACGCAGCTGTCTCCGGTGGTGGTCGTCAGCAGTTACTGCAACTTGCAACCGGCGGCGTCGCCCGCGTTGAGCGTCACGTCGCAGGGGAGTTCCAGTCCTTGCGTGACGCCGGCGCCGACCCCGTCAGTCCCGAAAGTGTCGTCGAAAAGTTCCAAAGGTAAGACCGTCAAGAATACTACCACGCAAGCGTCAAAAGCGTCGCCCATACCAAAACCGCAACAAAAACCGCAAGAAGACGAACACACCACCCAGAGGATCTTCGACATCCTGGCGGAGTACGCGGAACAGTTGAGGAACTCGCCCGATCTGAACAACAAACCGGCGCCGAGACGCCGATCCAATCCTCCCACGAACCCGAACCAGAATTCCAAACGGAAAAAAAACTCGAGTTCGAAAAAGAGCGGCCAGTGCAGTAGTATGGTTTCGGAGGTGGACATAGAAGATCACAGGACGGCGGGTAGCGAGGACAGTTCTTGCGGTGTTGTTCAGATTTCCGTGCAAGAAGAAGAACAACCTCACATACAGTCGGTCACGACCGAATCGAACGACAGTACCTCCGGATCTAGACAACAGTTGATATTAACAGACGCCAGTAATAATCAAACGCGAAATTTGATAATTGCAGATTCGAGTGTGGGTGAGGCGCTTAAAATGCCGAACACGGCGGTGCTGGTCCCTGGTAATTACATAATGCCGGTCTCGATGGTGAAAGGAGGACAACAGATCGCTGTGGTGTCGGGAGGAAGCAAGATCCTCGCCACCGTACCTGCCAGATCCGGACCGAACATGTTGTTATTTCAGAGTTTTTTAAACCAAAATCGGAACAAATCGGGAGTGCCGACGGTAAAATACTCGACAATTCAGCCAATATCGGGTATATCGTCGCAAAGTCTGGCGGGCGTCAGCGGACAACCTCCGGTCATACTGCCGCCGAACTCGCACAACCTGACCGCCGTCACGCTCGGGCAGCCGCTCACGCTGAAGAAGATCGACGAAAGCGAGAGGGTCAACACCGAATTGCTCCTGACGATCTCGCAACCGAGAGATAACGGGACCGCGTCGACGGAACCGCCGACGACAACGCATCCGGACAGCACCAACACGATCATCACCAGCAGTACCGGCAACGTCGACATGGAAGAGACGATAATACACGCGGACAACTCGTCGGAGAAGGTTTATCACGCGTACCAGAATTCTATGGGGACCGCGCCCATCGCCACGCCTGTCATAGCACAGACTTCGTGCGTCAAAGAGGACATACAGGATGGACAGAGTGCTACCACCACTCAGAACTCGATGACTTTGAACGTGGCGccggaaaataataaaagtaagTAGAAAAGCTTGTGTGACGTTGTAATGTCAAGAGGAGATTGTGAGGTGGTGATTGCAGATGAACAAGGGAAGCCTTTGGAGAGGGTTCAGTCTGTGCTAGTAACAGCGTGCACGTCAAATGGACCTATGCTGTCGCACACACCTCCAAGATACCGCAAACCATCAGAATCAGCAGGTACAAATAATGAACCTTCTAACAAGGAGGAATTTTTACATAATGGGGAGAAGGTAATCAGCATTTTTTCAACGTATTATTGTTGATCATTAGTTGATACAAATTGTAACTAATATAGAGTTATTATCGATTATAAAACCATATATTTCTTTTCGCTTTCAGTCTGGTAGTCATAGCTCTGTGTGATACAACACGACATCcgataaaattgttattttgcttaatttcTGTAGTTGATGATGGTCGAGCTGTGGTATTGCTTTTTGCCTTGCttcataatttctttttttcaagcAACGTACGGGATGCAAGAAGTGTGATAGTGGcagtattatttaaatttttttatgattacGAAACAAGTAGTAAATCGAATAGGAGCCAGAGTCGTTGATGTTTTGACGTCGATTTGTGCGTTTCAGCAAAACAATAACGAGCAGAAACAGTTCCAAGGAAACGCGACGTACTTCCAGAACAAGAACAAGAAGAATAGCAATCCCCCGAGGTTGGACAGGGAGATGCACCAGTTGTGTTTGCAGCGGAAACAAGCGGCTCTCGAGCGAGAACTGCGCCTGCAGAAGTCCCTATCGGAAGAATGCGAAGACCTGGGCGTGGACGAGCCGAGTACAAGTGATTTATTTCCAGAAGCTGATATTCTTTTCGACTCGAATCACTCGCCGTCGTTCGATCAGTCTTCGCAAGACATGGAAAAGGCCAGGGCGCAAGAGATGAAGGAAGAGAACAAGTCCGGCATGACGTTGTTCAGCGACGACGACAATTCGAGTTCGTTGCGGAcggattttttatttgagtCGGTCGAGTACCAACCGGCGGGCGCCACCGAGCTGGAGTACGACCAAAACCAACAGTTGACTAACGGCCAGAGCAGCGCCAGCAACGAGTCCGGTTCTTCGTGCGAGGACCACACGCTCCTCCAGAATTGCGCTTCGATGTCGGACGTGACTTTGAACTCGCCGGTGTCGCCGGACCCGTACCACGAGAACACGCCGCCGTCGTTGAACaagtacaaatttaaatacagcAATCGCCGAAAGGGGGAGCGGCACAAGCAGACGTCCGAGACGTGGACCGTGGAAGTGTCGAGTTCGGAGGACACGACCGGCAGCACGGAGTTGGCGAAGAGCGCGAGCCACAGTCCCGAATCGTGCACCAACAAGCACAGCCACAGTGTCGCCTACGACGACGAACTCAGTGACGGGAGCTACAAAGTGGTGAGGGTGGCGATATCCAAAAGTGATTTGTTAAAAGATGACGAAAGCTGTGAAGAATTACATTGCGAGGACGATCTAGACTGTTCGCCGAGTGGTAGAGGTGCTAGACgcagtgttaaaaaaatgtgttcttGTTGTAATGGTTCCCAAGATGGCGGCGCTTCGCGTAAGAGGCCAGCATCGAGACCGCACACTCCGGCTCCGCACAAGAAGGCCTTCCTAAACAAGAAAAGATAGTGCACACGTGTATAACATGGTAAttaagttaaaattgttagttgTTTTTGTTGACTAGTCGAGCTATCGAGTGGTTGCACTTTAGTACAAATTATCTGACAGCCGGTGGTGTAGCGTCTAACGAACTACTATAATTACTTGTATAGTAATTGCTACGTTTGCAATCTTTTAGTACCTCTAACTGTAAATTTTCCTTgtatatgtaaaatatttaaattacatGTGCAGTTTGTCGTTGTATATAATTAATCTGATAGGTCTATCAATGCAGATGAAATTACTACATCTGTGCAAATAAGGATTACTgctctttttattaaatctgCAATAAGTTCACACGTGTTTGTGTAAACTTTTAACGCAATTAGTGTATATTCTTTTCTACTGATgcaaattgttaatttatgtGTTTCTCTTGGATTTTTGATTATTAGGTAATGTTAGTTCGTTTAGATCAATTGTCACTTTTTTTGCTTTTAGCAATTAGATTTTAGTCTCCAGAAAGTATTGTTTCtcgttctattttttttttgttttgttaaaaattttctatactcagttaaaatatatgtatatctTATTCAGAATTCAGTTCATATGTTTATGTAAGGAAAGATTTGTATGTTTTTCATtaccgtatttttttttttttttcaataaatgttcttataaaatatttttttattttgtttttacacatttttcaattgtatTAATGTTGCAGGTGCCAAATTTTTAGCTTGGTATTCCAGTTTTATACCtttgtaatatttataaaacggTCACTTGGTATACCATGATGTATAATATTATTGACGATCGCAGTTTTCACCGAGCGTGTCAATAAtatttcagaaaatattttatgtatagaacaattataaaatcaaacatttttttaatagtacatTGCTTTTCATTCAGTGTTAAATTCCccatattaattattaaatgattaacgatattatatttttattctgcTGTGTTAACGTGTCGAGTGATTCTTTCATGAATCGCccgcatttattttttataattcaatATTTCTTGTAAAAAAACTAACGACTTGACTATTTTGTTCAGAGTGCACTGTAACGACTTGTAATTGTTATTGTAGAAAAGAACGATTCTTAAAGacgaaaataaaatcattaaattttaggAGAATATCATTACAATCTACGTAGGCTCAAGAAAAGCGtgacaataaacatttattttttcttattttgcaGGTTTCGGACGGCAGGAACGCAGGTACGTACTCACgtgtagtgtttttataattataagaaATGTTACATTATAAATTTACTATTATTAATCCGTAACTAAAGAAACTAAGCGTTCTATCGAATTTTCAGATCCATCTTAAAAAAAGTGAATGTAGTTTTATTTGCTAATTTATAAACGTAGTCAACGCCTTAtcgaattttgaaaacactatgCCTTGTCGTTCGTAATGGAAATAAATGTGATAGTAAATGATCTGtcttgtttaaaataataaaccgaaatattttcaaattgtatttTCTTATAATTCAGTAATACTAtctctaaaaaatattgtctcCTACTGTTTTTGCACTTTTTGGGAAATTTAAACCCTACGTTGGTGACACTGCTTTTTCAAACTCTAACTTCTTGTGAAATGTTGCTTACTACGTTTGATCTGGTAAGttttaaattcttattaactccTCGCCCATTAGACATTTTAATTACGTAAATAATGAAACGAATTAATTCcggtttttataaaattagagAAAGTTCGAATGTCGATATAAAATTtaagactttttttttattgaaataatatgtatgtacattgAAATACAGATGAACAATGATAATAGAAGCAGCCTGTCGCTTtagcaaatttgtaaaatcgtgatttattgtttttttttaaatttttaatcaaattcaTTTGGCTGCCGATGCGCAGTGACACTGACAGATGACATGACAGATAATCAGATAGCGTGGGTTGGTGCAGTGGCGTTCGTCTGTAATTATGTTCTACAGgcaataataattgtaacaaccagataaaataattagtaattaaatAGCATTATTGTCGAAAAACATGATGCAAACTTGTTTTATGAATTATGGGCGTTCTGCATAACTCATCTGTCATACTATGCCTTATGCCATAACCTAACCAACAAATCGTCTGTTGTCAAATGATCGCTtattaaaatcatttaaaattatttatttttataatctcGTGCCTGTGATAGTTTATAATACAGTTTATGATTGAAAATGTCTTGCaagcaacgcaaaattgcagTGATGGGATACAGATCTGTAGGTAAGTAAGATGACAAATACTCAAAGAGGCACTGAGGTGAGTGGTGTTTTAGGTAAGTCTTCCCTTAGCATTCAGTTTGTTGACGGACAATTTGTGGATTCGTACGACCCCACAATTGAAAACAGTGAGTAGCGTGTGAAAGTCGGTTCAGgataaaaaatgaatatttcGTAGCGTTTACCAAAACAGTTAGAATAAATTCACAAGATTATGAACTCACGTTAGTGGACACTGCCGGTCAGGATGAATTGACGCTGTTCCCGTCGCAATATAGTATAGATGTACACGGATATGTTCTCGTATACAGCATAACTGACATACGATCATTTGAAGTAGTGGGAACAATATTTCATAAACTGCAAGATCTTAACGGGAAAATACAGTGAGTATTCGATGTTTGTTATGATAACAAATCTATTATTATgtaatcgtattttttttctattaaaaatttaacaatgaGCTTTGTGTTTTGTAATTTAGAGTACCGGTAGTTTTAGTAGGCAATAAAACAGATTTGCACATGGAAAGGATGATTTCTTACgaagaaggaaaaaaattagcTGAAGATTGGAACGCAATTTTTCTTGAAACGTCAGCAAAACAAACCGCTGTGAGTACTGATGCACCAGCGCAATGTTGTGTGTATTTGTGGAATTGTGTTTTCAGTCTGCTTCTGAAATTTTTCACGCGTTGTTGATGGAAATGGAGAAAATAGACGGTATTTTGGGCGACAGACCGAACTGTATTATATCTTAAGTGACAAATGGGGCGGCTGTTAAGTGCAGTAAATGTATTCATTATTGTTTCAACCTTGTGTATATTTTCGGGCCTCTATTGTGAAAAAGCGGTTTATTTGCTTTTCTCAACTTCACTCATAATTTGTGGCTTTACTGCCCCTCTCTTAGTGATGGTAGCAAGTGATAATGTTGTTAGCAAACatactttttaaattgttacttCTGTGATGATTTCttaaattgtttgtttcaaaGATTATTTATGATATTAAAAGTACAAATTTTTGTCAgcttaaatttgaaattagtaCTCTTCGAACCACCTTGATTGTGAGTTTCCACCTTATATTTATATAATTCCATTTAATGTTTatgcaatttttaaagaatttatgTCGTAATATTCGTCATCTTGTTCTTGTAAATTACGTTGaccatttgaaattttaactaTTGTTAAATGCGTCATAcagttaataaatttttatattttacaatCAAGGAATCGTTTTACTGACAATTTCTGTATTAGCGGTTATTCTTGAATGacatatgtatatttattatttctattttttgttattgtgaaaatgtaaattatcaTAATTTGAAGTATTAAATACAAtatattttgttaattttttcattgttttcacCAAACCAGCACTATATTACGCATTTTTAGTCGCTAGATGGCTCTAGTAATGGTTGTAAAGTAAAGTCCCTAGATAAAAGggattttattgttaacagTTGTCAACCTAACGGAATACATGGcgccattaaaatttaaataatgacGAGAAGCCAATAAATCACTTTTGAGATCTTACATCGTGCATCGTCCAAAAGAGAATAAATATTGTATTCTTAAGGtgaatttatgtttttatgcAATATGTACATTTTGTAGTTAATTTCAAACATATTTCATGTTCTCAATGGAAATCTCTACgattaaggcccggtttctggaacGGTCCGATAATTTAACGGCCGGTTAAATCAAgcgttgctatagaaacgctagaaagtgaccaatcacattacatgatttttgtatttatcggcGAGTTAACTAACGggccaaataaaatgtttccagaAACCGGACCTAAATGATTTACTTATTTAATCGAAATATTTTCCGGCGAATCCACCATTTACAtttacaattgaaacattttgaagtgtacatattttttgccGAGTTTACTTTTACAAAATCagtaaatgttttattattttttttgcaattcgtaaaaacaaacaaaattatttaatcgtatttgcccggcgcatccaccattttgctGTTGGTTCAGGGGtgggaacatttttttttcttgtaaagaAATTTGGGATTTATTTTCAGGACAAATCTAGATAAATAAAAGCTAGAGATTTTTCTTCTTGGATTAATGACAACGAGATTTTGTAAAACGTAGAATAAgattttagattttatttgaTTGTAACAAAGctgtttaaacatttaatcCAAGCAATTTAGTTTGaatgaaaatgaatttaatcATCCTAAATTGAACACCAGCACGCATAGTGTCGTTTcataaaagaaacaaaaccaagtaaaattaaaaatcgacgCCACTGAGCGAAATATTCGTGAAGATTGTACAATGTTAGGCAACCAACTTTACAAGTACAAatggtaaattaaataaatacatatgtcACCAAAAATTCTTTTATACAACTTGTTTCAAAAATAAGTACGTTAACTGGAACTAGAATtagtaatatattttttttcctaaaccttgaagttatccaattaaaattattgaaagatttggcaAAAATTTCGTTACCTGCCTGTGGGGATTATTTGTTTCGCCGATGCTGACaagcgaagaagaaaaaacaagtGCAAGAAAtctttcacttgtttttttgCTAACTTTTATGCACATCGGCAATTGCTGCGCCCGTTACTGTGACTTATAATGATAAGAgtggaagagaaaaaagagaGTCATATggtaaatattaaatgaaaacaattttaataataaatattttaaacagacCCTAATGAATCATCCATATGTAAGataatgacaaaatgtctcgtaaaattagtgtattaatccggaaaaattctcatgaagtaatcagagtaatcactaatcattaTTCACTACTTAGTAAGGCCCCTTTAGAACACTTTGTTTCTTTAAGCATTTTACCTTCTTTTTAAGGTATATTTAaagattaacattttttaaagattttgtcctaatttttaaggtaggtatacaggatgtctcagctaagactttcgagcctaataataactcagttattttccaacggatttttgtgaaatttaaaatacagatattttagacggtgaagaataaaatcccattaatgcaatcacccaagtcttagaaacgtaatttttacatgcctttttaaaatgttgaatcaattaagatttacataaaaaattgatcgtcaataaaaaatgctgtagggaaaaactcgtccttgaaagacgtctggtttgcaagaaaaaagcaaaaaactgtgttaaacgtggctgcagatgccaaaacgtagacgcgtatgaaacaaacgcgcgccatcgccgaattttggtcaccccTTTTCGCACAAATCCAGGTGAcagatttgacgtttatctctctaaccttacaaacacttacaacatttggacgtaatttattatactggatgctttaacttccataaaggactaaaacacgatcgggatattttagcaaggtaatttagttcacgtacgcttcctgtgtcttcaaataaattgacgattCTCTTAACcgtacattttgtaaagcctgcatttggatagtgttccacgagaaaacgaactgtgtcgttgaagttcttacgacactctccataggcaattttttgtacctttttcaacaatattgaaatttctgccgctgtagtctatttttaaagtattttgaataaattttcacaatttgacgtttctaataaagggCGCCCAATTTTAAtagactttaaagggtgtacaaaatgttgcttggcaattaatcataaTTGTTTcgaaaggtaactgctcaaataccttcaaattttacattaaatttttaacgacaaagtctaatcttttcgttgaatccgacccgtgatttacttaattgtttttgtagactcctattttttaatgtttaacaatctaataataatcgcgcataattttcgataaaggaaacatgtgttaaaattacattttttaatttgaggtaattttattattactaattgaaccttcacggtctaaaatatttacattctaaatttcataaaaatccgttggttaataaccgagatattaggctcgaaagtcttagctgagacaccctgtatttaaaaAGTAGATATTTCAATGATTCTGTCCTGTTTTTTAAGGTAGAAGGCATGCTATACAAACTTATGTGGATAacgattttaaaagaaaattggtaGATTTTTCCGACAGGTAAAACACCCTGTCTGTAAAATTGAtgtaaaactgtatttattcTCTTTTGAAGTTTGTACTACTACTATAAATGATTctctcatcgcagtaggcgttggtgacgtagttgaatgtgccgcaagctttataacatgagtgagactagcatcgcagataggtagcgctgctggcgatagtgtaaatttgtctactagtttctctaacgttgcgaagctagcggcacatcccaaatctgtgtgggttttcaacgccaactgcgatgggacaataatttataatgaccctgtatatggGCCTGTTTAGCACAacagttcaaatttaatttttaaatataccttAAAAACAAGGCAAAATGCTTAAAGAAACAAAGTGTTTTGATGGGGCCTTACTAGTAGTTTATTCAAAGTGAccgccgttattgtcaatacaataatgaagCCGCCGACGAAATGATTCTTCCACTCTTTCCAGTATACCTCTGTTATTGCGAATTGTGTGGCAGCATTTTCCACCCGTTCTCGTAAAACTTTAATTGTATCAATTGGGATCGAATACACCTACCTTCCTTTATGTACCCCCACAAGAAGAAGCCGCACGGAAATTCTCTGAGCTCGAGGAGCACTCCCGCACGCTCACCATACACCAACAACATCTATGTATcactatttgaaaataaacgcgacattttcacaaaattttagcttaaatcACAGAATCGACACGGAAAC
The sequence above is drawn from the Tenebrio molitor chromosome X, icTenMoli1.1, whole genome shotgun sequence genome and encodes:
- the LOC138139581 gene encoding serine-rich adhesin for platelets-like isoform X4, producing MRRGESVCVQITGVNMASQEDDNKLESKSNVNKDQERNFINVYKKFEYILKNKLEPFTKKIESLIEIWKSLGQCNQQNSDIGYIIQIMDWAKLHTLNIVLTGKWKMFKADFETKLLSEVEKTQNELMKISDVFSKKFQKLADVIKNPWDDPVLANLLHDNNATIGQEEIEFFCIETAYLVSVRLKKLCESQCEDLALNLVTAFMNCYNLSQTQNFSLNATKTHILFCFDIHVALLYRYNRKSEIVALFKKLSLEEGLHLIRRFAKKRVKISKVWRNYPEITFLASQVFVTAAVTKPIEDSGELLKELLEAWIAFSVEHSMVDKVEISVRRIIQAATAAQHIYICCEIIHEKFGLKLRTFTVELYIRALTTDMNNLESQKTENEVEKVDETTKRLANGFYNLADILKDNIQVSRECALTAFSLEPTLERLQKIEDLARLSGFNVLDTGQIWECKLHPPISSTDEVCWICNTCGKWMCKPNLDLRLTTNFALNEALNFETLGISSQLCDDLAVVLNGPRYHLLSWLLRWEDLHRLCEMYLNDMERTKNLVTELKFVDIDYSMFATVKREPVDELAGIERGYESFLYADEKFVDMIENCNPEPPELPQAKSDPNTLKTLRMFRHNINKRNKPQVSQAVLESNNLANSSQNHNWFSDHNLDAGLSFNQPRLPDYPRQQTVNGVFNANASRSVFFNSQNSPNSQLKRTSDGAVDFSSSSTRNKQSREGKSSEGRDFRVNLNKRKPSDNVERSMFDYESFQNFSNNYVSSSNDNFLHNIITYEFARVSSEMKRNKPDFLIPTHNQNPTKTSHQRSNFARPGQSSTLIKEENSGSETLNLVKHDKAIVQQRFVKPVKSASLMQCLERKVPSQSESLNLVTHEKVLSQVFSQGARNDNTSFTRSDKLLPHSISLIRKDATSSVKYEKVPSQSKNLVRSDKIQSINLIQDFKSKEDEIISPSKGFPSFDKIPPPPQSQNEQASSSSTKDNKVHCFSLTKNSDGVQMKNSNASFSSSNNDFVLETRQGEFSTVPRAVNSDTTVKSVTKNDNFFKCASEDASLKRTKGQDQEVVPEKRAKVESETCPKNGNGIPPSVEKELSKNKIIKALLTKSESVQNENSSKNANCCLPTSNNSENARSDSCKKANVINCKTPIVQNTQTTLSANNNNHKNVPLVKSPCCKSQQDSVHARDSIGKADIKEKEECVRSEYGKEINQSRSLLLKTLSEQHIPIIVEKSEKNESKADRGEETVVKIDDCAGAKMLDRETVKSENKTSANGDIFKPKRNNHKELKIILHRLSDEVIKSFIPSYTEPGPQNCNCGYNKKRPIGRPRKVMCCKYRMKNSNCSFDRIDYDKYSLRTLRKHDSDRLKKISSKNPRRDNSDIQKKTGPNKNLKKYNNNNKQKKILAVAKSDDSDKLKKPKKDFSDKDKKIVSTKRGDIDKRKNMNPRVVLERLPLDSNYVRSVLSNVPGLNDYEMMRPTNVNHIVNVVQISGGRSTSSVPVQNTQTSTQITPHIQRIGQPRSDKPEHNSNSEMATSTASTPASTSSAIKPATSQPSTLINILSQQIIRPSQSNCVRNRSSPLINILSQQIIRPASTTMNKTAMNSMQTSEAQTNNPKVISTIEQSSQDEVKSTPTTAKTATNAPSSGQGTILQFICKSTLPKFQQAFGKSVYQNNTETTEPATTSTETVTNTDANKKSQTKNSSVNIQPIQGGVIYTRQMPVGQTINLIPPGRGQVFRIATSNSDQISLVKDTVIHSKMSALLAAALQGKQKTSETQSDGESTNEDSVGTRVTVTRPTLVQNARIVKPVLQIPSNVIRTSPQSNLSSTTLEQLREFDMVYKQIKERSSTNTPSDPNTSESNETSQRISVTYLNQGQKYTQLSPVVVVSSYCNLQPAASPALSVTSQGSSSPCVTPAPTPSVPKVSSKSSKGKTVKNTTTQASKASPIPKPQQKPQEDEHTTQRIFDILAEYAEQLRNSPDLNNKPAPRRRSNPPTNPNQNSKRKKNSSSKKSGQCSSMVSEVDIEDHRTAGSEDSSCGVVQISVQEEEQPHIQSVTTESNDSTSGSRQQLILTDASNNQTRNLIIADSSVGEALKMPNTAVLVPGNYIMPVSMVKGGQQIAVVSGGSKILATVPARSGPNMLLFQSFLNQNRNKSGVPTVKYSTIQPISGISSQSLAGVSGQPPVILPPNSHNLTAVTLGQPLTLKKIDESERVNTELLLTISQPRDNGTASTEPPTTTHPDSTNTIITSSTGNVDMEETIIHADNSSEKVYHAYQNSMGTAPIATPVIAQTSCVKEDIQDGQSATTTQNSMTLNVAPENNKNCEVVIADEQGKPLERVQSVLVTACTSNGPMLSHTPPRYRKPSESAAKQ